The segment CATTGCCTTCTCATCATTTGACCATATATGAATCACTGAatcataaaaaagaaagaaagaaagaatcaCTGAATCACGTAGGCCCTTGACTCTATCTCTGTTCATACACTTCATTTCCCTGAGGTGTTTCGACGTGTCCCTTACGTCGCAGTAGAGAAAAGTCTCTTCCTTGCTCTTTACGTATCTACACAAAAAAGTCAGTATttctaaaaagtttttttttccactgATGAAAACGATATGACAGTAGAAACGTCTATTCCTTCATCTACTCTTTGTTTAATttcaaagaaaatttacaaatcAACATCTCTTTATTTAAAGCCAAACTAAATGTTTTAATAATCGTACGTGAATTGTTTACATAGATGGAAAAGTCAGTTCTCATTCAGCTCCTCATCTTTCTCTTGACCATCAATGGCGTTCACACTAACTTCCTCTGCGGCGACGAAACCTTCTCTCCAAACACAACCTTTGGCGACGACCTCAAGACTCTCTTGCCTTCTCTTGCCTCAAACGTTATCGCACAACGCGGTTTCTACAACGCTTCGCTAGGCGGAGTTTACGCTCTCGCTCTCTGCCGAAAACACTACGAGGATCAGGATTGTCGTCGCTGCGTCGATAGAGTAAGTAGGAACCTGTTGACACAGTGCCAAGGCAAAGCTGAAGCGTATCACTGGGAAGCTGAAAACGATGCAAACGTTTCTTGTCTAGTACGTTACTCAAATCTCCCCACGTATGGAAAACTAAAGCTTGAGCCACTCGAAAACATTCCTCACTCGAGTCTTCCCTCTACAAATCTGACCCGTTTCACCGAAGAGTTTAGGGCCACGGCGAATCGAACAATCGAGGATGCATCCAAGGCTGATGAGTCTTCAGCATTGAAGTACTATGGAGTCTCAAGTGCAGAGTTTACGGACTCCCCTGAGGTTTATATGTTGATGCAATGCACACCTGATTTATCTTCAGGTGACTGTAAGTATTGTTTGGGAGAGATTGTTAAGTATAATCTAGAAGAGTACTGGGGAAGAATCGGGAGCACGATTGCAGTTCCTAGTTGCTATTTCAGGTGGGACTTATACCCTTTCGTAGGAGCATTTGATAACCTAGAAAGAGTTTCCGCGCCTCCTCGACCTTTTCAAGAAGATGCTCAGACCAAGAAAGGTATTCCCACAATAAGAActtttcaaaacattttttttttgttttctaaacaaaaatatcattaattatttatagtcCACAATTCCATCAATGATAAACAAATTTcataatacaaaatttatataaacgTTATCTAATTTGGTACAAAAATATTCCTCTAAAACGTTAAATAGAGGGGAagtactaaaataaatatttttatgctgAGTTGGCTGACTTGCATGAAACTTAACTGCTTGGGGACTCTTCAGGAGGAACTTTTCAACCGTGGAGCATTGTGGTCGCTGTCGTTCCAACAGTCATTAACATCTTCGTGTTTGTTGGTTTCGTGATTGCTTATCGCCAGATGCGGAGGAGGATTTATGCTGGTATCAACAGTGAGTTTACTTTCGTGGCTTTTGAGTAGATGTTTTGGAGTTTTGTTTTGAAGGAAAGATGTTTTTATGTATGTGCAGAAAACTCTGATTCGGATGGTCAATCTATGTTAAGATTTGATCTCGGCATGATCTTAATCGCAACCGATGAGTTCTCAGCGGAAAATAAACTTGGACAAGGTGGATTTGGATCTGTCTACAAGGTAAGAACTTCCATAAAacttgtaatatatttttttttttgtcactgataatatatgttttcaaaacaTTTATATGTGTACATAATGTCATACCGGTTTTCAGGGGATTTTACCAAGCGGACAAGAGATAGCGGTAAAGAGATTAGCTGGAGGGTCAGGACAAGGAGACTTAGAGTTTAAGAATGAGGTTTTACTCTTAACAAGACTCCAACATAGGAATCTAGTTAAGCTTCTTGGCTTCTGTAAtgaaggagatgaagagattCTTGTTTACGAGCATGTCCCTAATTCAAGTCTTGATCACTTTATCTTCGGTAAGCGCTCCCAAGACCGAttctaatgtatttttattaccATTTTCTTATCAGATTAGTTGAaaataaatactatttttttctttgtggaTCTCTAGATGAAGACAAACGTTGGCTACTTACATGGGATGTGAGGTGTAGAATCATAGAAGGAGTTGCAAGAGGGCTTCTTTATCTCCATGAGGATTCTCAGCTGAGGATTATTCATAGAGATTTGAAGGCGAGTAACATTCTCTTAGACGCTGAGATGAACCCTAAAGTTGCAGACTTTGGGATGGCCAGGTTGTTTAACATGGACGAAACTCGAGGAGAGACCAGCAGAGTAGTTGGAACCTAGTAAGTGTGCTCTGTTTCAGACTTACATGCTATTCTCTCTGTTTCATTATAAGTGTTGTTTTAGGTTTCTGCACACGGATTAAGgatacaattaattttgtacattttctatataaaaatactattaccTATATACCTAATCATATTTcaacaaatagaaaaataaattttgcattgaaaatcaaaaaccacacttattttgtaacgaaaaaaattatctaaagccacacttaatatgaaacggagGGGGTATGTTTTAGAATTAGATCCTCTGTTTTTGGTTTACATTAAAGTTTATATATTCTTGAAATTAGTATCACCATTAATGTGATTTGGGTTCTTGCAGTGGATATATGGCTCCAGAGTACGTGAGACACGGACAATTCTCAGCAAAGTCTGATGTTTACAGCTTCGGTGTTATGCTTCTGGAGATGATAAGTGGTGAAAGAAACAAGAACTTCGAAGCAGAGGGACTTCCAGCTTTTGTAAggatcacattttctctcttgtTTATCTTTACACCTTTTGTAAACATAAGGGTAagaattattttcttttgattcagGCATGGAAGAGATGGGTCGAAGGAGAGCCTCAGAGTATAATCGACCCTTACTTAAGCGAGCATCCCATAAACGAGATCGTAAAGTTGATTCAGATTGGTTTGTTGTGTG is part of the Brassica rapa cultivar Chiifu-401-42 chromosome A09, CAAS_Brap_v3.01, whole genome shotgun sequence genome and harbors:
- the LOC103839834 gene encoding cysteine-rich receptor-like protein kinase 36 isoform X1, with translation MEKSVLIQLLIFLLTINGVHTNFLCGDETFSPNTTFGDDLKTLLPSLASNVIAQRGFYNASLGGVYALALCRKHYEDQDCRRCVDRVSRNLLTQCQGKAEAYHWEAENDANVSCLVRYSNLPTYGKLKLEPLENIPHSSLPSTNLTRFTEEFRATANRTIEDASKADESSALKYYGVSSAEFTDSPEVYMLMQCTPDLSSGDCKYCLGEIVKYNLEEYWGRIGSTIAVPSCYFRWDLYPFVGAFDNLERVSAPPRPFQEDAQTKKGGTFQPWSIVVAVVPTVINIFVFVGFVIAYRQMRRRIYAGINKNSDSDGQSMLRFDLGMILIATDEFSAENKLGQGGFGSVYKGILPSGQEIAVKRLAGGSGQGDLEFKNEVLLLTRLQHRNLVKLLGFCNEGDEEILVYEHVPNSSLDHFIFDEDKRWLLTWDVRCRIIEGVARGLLYLHEDSQLRIIHRDLKASNILLDAEMNPKVADFGMARLFNMDETRGETSRVVGTYGYMAPEYVRHGQFSAKSDVYSFGVMLLEMISGERNKNFEAEGLPAFAWKRWVEGEPQSIIDPYLSEHPINEIVKLIQIGLLCVQENAAKRPTMNSVIVWLARDGTFAIPNPTEAAFVTLPLLVKPAERYMNKSKDSKFSVDEVSITVLHPR
- the LOC103839834 gene encoding cysteine-rich receptor-like protein kinase 36 isoform X2, with amino-acid sequence MEKSVLIQLLIFLLTINGVHTNFLCGDETFSPNTTFGDDLKTLLPSLASNVIAQRGFYNASLGGVYALALCRKHYEDQDCRRCVDRVSRNLLTQCQGKAEAYHWEAENDANVSCLVRYSNLPTYGKLKLEPLENIPHSSLPSTNLTRFTEEFRATANRTIEDASKADESSALKYYGVSSAEFTDSPEVYMLMQCTPDLSSGDCKYCLGEIVKYNLEEYWGRIGSTIAVPSCYFRWDLYPFVGAFDNLERVSAPPRPFQEDAQTKKGGTFQPWSIVVAVVPTVINIFVFVGFVIAYRQMRRRIYAENSDSDGQSMLRFDLGMILIATDEFSAENKLGQGGFGSVYKGILPSGQEIAVKRLAGGSGQGDLEFKNEVLLLTRLQHRNLVKLLGFCNEGDEEILVYEHVPNSSLDHFIFDEDKRWLLTWDVRCRIIEGVARGLLYLHEDSQLRIIHRDLKASNILLDAEMNPKVADFGMARLFNMDETRGETSRVVGTYGYMAPEYVRHGQFSAKSDVYSFGVMLLEMISGERNKNFEAEGLPAFAWKRWVEGEPQSIIDPYLSEHPINEIVKLIQIGLLCVQENAAKRPTMNSVIVWLARDGTFAIPNPTEAAFVTLPLLVKPAERYMNKSKDSKFSVDEVSITVLHPR